In Pseudorca crassidens isolate mPseCra1 chromosome 17, mPseCra1.hap1, whole genome shotgun sequence, the DNA window GTGAAAATCAGAAAAGGGTTCATGCAAGTGGTGGTCTCTGAGCTGGACCCTAAGGACCACTAGGTTTTGGAAGCCCTGAGGTAGGTGGAAGGCATTGCACGTGTGCACAGGGAGTACAGGAGAGAGCACCGGACTCGTAGCCTGATGATGTGAGTTTGGACCCCAGTTTTGACACTGACTTAGCTAGGTGCCCTGGAGACAAGAAACTTACCCTCCTTAAGCGTCCTTATTAGTAAAATAGAGACAATAACTATTCAAAGTGTATTAAGAGGATAacaggtgcctggcacatagtaagtaccgAGTGAACGAACATTAGTGAGAGCTGATTCTGAATCTGTTGGTTCCTTTCCTTGGGCTTATCTTCCACAACTGGACCTTTCATCCACTTTGGTCCCTCTTGGCTGGGGCCCCGTGATATGTGCAGAGGAGACGTGAGCCACTAGAGGATAGGGCAGTATTCCTAAGCAGGAGTTCCTTTAGGGTTCGTTGGGATCCTCTGCGCTCTGAAAGCTGAAAGcagttgagagtttttttttttttgcggtacgcgggcctctcaccgctgtggcccctcctgccgcggagcacaggctccggacgcgcaggcgcagcggccacggctcacgggcccagccgttcagcggcatgcgggaccctcccggaccggggcacgaacccgcgtcccctgcatcggcaggcggactctcaaccactgcgccaccagggaagccccagttgagAGTTTTGAGGGGAGAGGGTTGCCGGAGCCTCTGAACTTTCGAGGGGCTGCCTTAGCCGTTTCTAGCGGGTAAGAGAACTCTTGGGCAGGTTCACACACAGCGCTTGAGCCAGTCTCGAGCAGGATGGTCCTCCAGGCACAGTGGGGGTCAGATGCAGAGAGACAAATCGGGATGCGCTAGTCCAGGGAAGATGGCTGCAGACAACAAACTCCATCCCACACCTCAGGATGATCTCTCTTGCTACGCAGGGTGTGAGAACACACCCCTGGCTTTCATGGAGAGGACCGGAAGAATGAGGACTCCCCAGACCAGGTTACTGAAAAGCCTTATAAGCCAATAGGCCTTAACCCTTTCTCCATACACCTTCACCCAGAGCAAATTTCAAAGGACTCTTCcagaattttatattcttttatttcccctCTTCTCACCCAGTTAACCCTTGAAAAGGCTGAAAGGTGGGGactaagagaggaagagaaaatagagCTTTGGTTGCAAGCAGGTCCTCTCCTGGTCGCAGAAGGCTCTCAAGCAGGATGCTTTGAGTGAGAAATCCTTGGGGCATGTGGCCAGAGGTGATACATAAGCCCAGGTGCAGGGCATATGCACAAAGCAGGGCGGAGGTGTATTGCTTTAGGCTTTTGGGTTTCCGGCACAATGACTTTCAGGCAGAGGTAAGTCCAGTCAGAATGATCCTGTCAGGAACTTTCCAGAACAGAAAAGCAGTTTGGCCTTATTTTTGCAGCTGGAATCTTTAGTCCACTTTTTCTCTAGATTTCTTCTGGTACCACGTAAGCCAAGAGAAAGTTTGAGTTTGCTTTTCCCCTTAGCTATTGGAATACAGTATGTTTCTGTCTGAACTACTAAGGATTGAAATGAATCTCTTGTGCCTACTGTTGCGTGGTGAGTGATGAGCTGAGGGCAGAGAAAGCGCTTTTTTGAGTTTTCTGAGTGCAGGGAGGTctttcagagaaaagagaaaaactctgAGGTGGTAAGGGGCAGTCAGCTCCCCCGCCCCCTACCCCCATCTGTGCTGCTCAAACTTTGATGATTTGCACTTGGTTGTATAAAGTTGCCTGTTGAGGTCATGAGGACCTCTAGTAAGCCAAATTAGGCATTCCACTGCGATCCCATTCATGATACATATTGTAGATGGCAGACATGATGGGAATAATAGATTTAAAATCCCCCAGTGGGAAACTGTTAACATCATTTAGAAGAATGACACCTaaagagatgggaaaactgacagAAAGAGCCATTCCTGGctaattttattctcatttgtccatattttcttttctttccctctcctgacTCTAATTCTTAGAGGAAGAAACATTGAACCAGGAGCATTGCTTTTTATAAACCCCTCACTATTATGAAACAGGAAGTGCCCTGGTTCCTACAATGCAGGGCTCTTAAGCTAGGATTTACCTATGGCAGGGAATGGCAAGTATGGCAGGAGCCAACTTCCTCCATCTGAAGAAGTGATGATAACAGCTAACACTTATTGCATTCCTACTTTGTGCCCAGGCTTAATATATGTAGCTGTCACAGCCCTGAGGTGTGGATACTGTTATCAATCCCATTtcacatatgaagaaactgaggctcagagaacttaaGTAAGCAGTCCTGAGCCAAACAGTTAATAAGAGATGGCACCCAGATTTGAATTCAGGTTTGCTTGTGCTCACAAGCCACAATgctatatttatcatttattcattcatttgataagtatttactgagcacctgcaaCCTACCAGGCGCTGTCCTGGGTGCTGGGGGAAATAGCAGTAAACGGCATAGATGCAAGTCTCTGCCTTAACATTCTGGAAGGCAAGAgggacagaaaataataaaataagttaaatggATTCATGTTAGGTGGCAGTCAgcacaatgaagaaaaatgaaacaaggaaGGGAGTAAGGATTATTGATAGCAGAGAGGCGATGGAATTCTAACTAGATGGTCAGGGAACACATCCCTCAGAAGGAGCTGAGGGAACAAGTGTTTCGATATTTGAGAGAACAGATTCCAGGCAAAAGGAACAGcaagaaaaatggcaaaaaatcATTATGAAGATCATAATTCTCACatgataaaattcaaaacaggaaACCTCATTGTGAAAATAGAGTGGGTATGGGTTCAGTTGTGTGGGATTGGTGGGAATCTCTCTTGCAAAAATCCCAGTTAACTCAGTTAatcccccctctccccactcccactgaTTTTTCTGGGATGGAGCTGCTCTGGCCCTTTGTACTGCATTCACCCTTCGCTTGCATTCCATCTGGGCTCAAGTGCAGGGGGGAAGGTTTCCATTACTAAGTAGAGCTGGAGACTGCACTTCTGTTCTACTTAAGATGGAAAAACAAGGCTGTTTATTCCTAgggaactgtatttttttttttaacgaagaAAACTTCGCCAAAGCAGGGCtagtttcaagatttttttcttgcaCATCTCAAAAGAGGAGAAATGTCTCTGAGCTGAAAGCTCCTGAAATGGCCAGTGAATGTTCAGTAATCACCCCACTGAAAGGTGCAGTGGGTTTCCATGGAAGGCTTATGAGCTGGGTTTACAGTTCTGCTGGGCAGTTAGGGTTTCTCACGGCACCGTCCGTGGACTCTGAGTCAAAAGCAGTAAAGTGAGTTTATTCTCCTGAATGGCTTTACTACATAAAAGGTAtagaaatgatgaaaacaaaTGCCTTTCATTTCAAGCATTTAGGTATACACATTCAGAAGATGTAGGTGTTCTCCTTATTACTAAGCAGAATACTGGAGGAATATACATAGAATGTTGTTGaaggtgattaaaaaaataatttgcctGTGTGAATATTTACACAGTTTACTCtgtatatttacataattaaTTGCATATGTAGTAAGTTTATTTTCTGGCATAATTTTCTACACCCTTTTACAGAAAAGTGTTGCCTATTTGCCTGCCTCCAGGATcactgttctttcttttccagaAGATACATATGAGCGAACACTGATTGTTGATGGGGAAAGTGCAACAATTATACTCCTGGACATGTGGGAAAATAAGGTATGCAGAGCGTGTAGCTCTCTGTAAATTCCTTTCAGGGCCTGCCTTCCAACAGGCTGTTTGGGGCAAGGGTGACATTGCCCTTTTTGATGTTGCAGATGAGGTGGACTCATTTTCTTGATTAAAAGCATTTACTTCTGGAGAATGAAACTGTTCTAAGGAACAAGTCTTTCATAAATGAGATCTGAATAACAAGCAAGTTGCAGTGATTTGCCTTTAGTTCTATTCAAGAATACAAAAAAGTGTGTTTGTTTTAGGGAAAGCGCCAGTAAGTATGGATGATAATTTTAAACTACGTAAAAACATATTATATGAAGCTGACACTCCCACTACTAGTTTTCAACATTGGTTTTTTAAAGGTTTGGGGTTTCTGAGCCCATTTGCTAGACCTTCTGTTTATTAAGAACCCTCCTATGCTAACAAAAGGATTCTTCATTTTGTCACTTAGGGGCAAAAGAGTTTTATGGAAGCCAGGAAGGACTCATTTTTGGTAgtttaaataaaattggaaatattgTTTGGCAGACTCTTTGTATAATTTATCAACTCAAGCTGTAGGAGGAATCATAAAGTAAAACTTTTTGGCATCAGTGCTGTCTGAGCTAGGAGTCTTTACAGCCACAGACATCTTGTAGGCATGGAAGACTGATGCCTTTTGGAGAGTTGGAAtaagttttcttcctttctcatatCAGCAAGGGTACTTTAGGATAAACACATTGTCTCTTTCAAACTAACACCTCATTTACCAGGCAAGTCTGAGCTCATGGGAGATCTCATTTTATCAGGGGGAGAATGAGTGGCTCCAAGACCACTGCATGCAAGTCGGGGATGCCTACCTGATTGTCTACTCCATCACGGACCGAGCTAGCTTTGAGAAGGCATCTGAGCTTCGAATCCAGCTCCGCAGGGCCCGGCAGACAGAGGACATTCCTATAATTCTGGTTGGCAATAAAAGTGACCTGGTGCGGTGCCGGGAAGTGTCTGTATCAGGTGAGAGGAGTGGTGCCAATACCATAGAAACTGCCTCTGGGTCACCTGCATTTTCCTTCCAACAgttgttctttccttcctctttcatgAAGTTGGAACCAGGGACTTATTAAAATGCCACATGGAGCTTTATGTATACTCTCTAAGGTGCCCCTGTTCCCAGCAGATCATCTGTTCTACCAGCAGGATTCCCATCTCCCTATCCCCAAGGCTTTCCCTGGAATTCCTTTAGGGAAGAGGTCATGCTCAGGGGTTTACTGGCAGTCCCCAGCCTTTGCTCCTTGTCCTTTCTACTCTCCAGGGAGATCTCAAGAGTCCTGGGAAGTGAAAGTAGCATCTTCAAGCAAGAAGGACGGGAACTTTGATTTAGGGGCACTGTGAGAGTCTCACTGAGATTAAGAATTCCACTCTGGTTGCCTCTGGTTCCTGTAGACCCGAGAAACACCCTCCCAGCCCTTAGCCTTTGCTTCCTAAGTTTCAGTTAAGGCATCAGTCTGATGGTGTCACGTATCTTTTGTCGTACTTGGTTCAGGGATAATTCCTGTTTGTTGAGTTGGCACCCAAGTGCCTTTGGGGGCCCTTAAAATTTTATTGGCCTAATACAGATTTGGTAcgatggtaaaaaaataaaatactgcatTGCCAGGCTCCACCTAGGAGAAAAGAACCCTGTTGAATACTTAATAGACCCAACCAGCTTGGGAATGTCTTACTCTTAGGAAATGACCGTCTACAGTAGTCATTTTTTTCCAAACCAAAACTTGGACACCTGGTCATTGAACACAATAGAACATTCGAAAATGAGACTTTCAGAAAAGCTTGTTTGGATAGATTGCCGTAATTGTATTGTACTGTGTGAaattctccaatttttttttcaaaatatctcgtcaaagcttaaaaaattttttttcagagaggAAAGTCAAATAGTCAGATTCTTATTTTCAATTCAGGAAACTGACTCAGGAGAAAGAGTAAAGAACATGAACTTGAGAGTGAAGCAGGCCTGGATTCACACCTGTCACTTACAGGCTATGTGAACTGTCTCAAGTTTTTAAAGGACCACCTCTCTCCCCTCCAGTCTCATCACCTATCTGAAAGGGATAATGTATTCTTAAAGATTgttgtaaacattaaaaaaatgtttataaagtatTCAACCCAGTTCCTTATGGGAATCAATTTAGGCTATGGCTTTGACTAATTAATATTCCGATATTTGACGAAATTGGAGTTTCACACAGTGAATTTGGTGGGCCAGATCTAAAGCCCATCTCTCCTGTTTCCAGGAACCTTCGTGTGAGAGTCTTTCCTTCTATTTAAGCCCTGGGAGGACATGTGTCCCAGTGGCCTCTTGTATCCATCGCATATATGACTGACTTAGAGTTCCCTAGAGGACCATTTAAAATTAGGACTCATCCAGCTTGGCTTTCTGTGTGTAGGGTCATATTCTGCAGCCCCCCTGActttcttctcccctcctttccccaccaGAAGGGAGAGCGTGTGCTGTGGTGTTCGACTGCAAGTTCATCGAGACCTCTGCAGCTGTCCAGCACAACGTCAAGGAGCTGTTTGAAGGCATTGTGAGGCAGGTCCGCCTCCGGCGGGACAGCAAGGAGAAAAATGAGCGGCGGCTGGCCTaccagaagaggagagagagcatCCCCAGGAAAGCCAGGCGCTTCTGGGGCAAGATCGTggccaaaaacaacaagaacatgGCCTTCAAGCTCAAGTCCAAATCCTGCCATGACCTCTCTGTGCTCTAGGCACCCGGAGTCATCCAATGTCCCCCAGTGGACATCACTGAAGGCCATTGGGACCCGTAATCTATATTAGATTGGATTCTTAAGTATTGTTAGATGTGGCTTCCCCCGTTATTAGCTGGGAACTAACGTGCTAGGCTGATGGGCAGCAAAATGCATGAGAAATGAAAGAGCTTTGTGAAGACTCAGTATTTATTTACAGGAAAAGCCTGACCTTTGCTGCTTGAACACCCAAGACTCATTAGGGGACATGGTTGGTGTTCACATGTGTTTCCTCTCTCCTTTGGCTAGTAGAGAATTGAAGCCTACAAAATAATGCCTAGACaagaatttttcattattaaaattttgcCTGGTGTTCTGTTATGTGAATTTGAGGCCGATCAGTGGGTCATAGACAAATATAGGAAAGCCATCGAAGGAATTTTTCAAAGGAGGGAGAACTTCTTTCTCTGTACCTTATATTTGTGGAGCTAGGGTTGCGGAACTGGGTTCATCACGATCTTCACTGTTATTGCTCCATGAAGCTGTGAAAAGAAACGATGGACTTGCTGGAAACTAAAGCTTAGTAAACAATCTTTGTTCAGTGCCCACAGTCAGGGATCCAGAAGTGTATAGGATTGGGAACTGCTACGTGTACCACTAATGGGTTCAAAAATTATATCTTTACTACTGTTGTCTtataatttgttatttaaaggaaaattattttaatcaaattctATTTAGTCAAACCACATTTTATGTTGcattattttcaaaatcataGGGCCatcataaaaagatatttttaaaatctaaattattgAGAACCTGGAGTGCAAAAtaccaaatttttaaatataatcgaAGGTCTGCAGttttataaaacacaaaacataaataCTTCCAGCATTTTGGGTTGACCCTTTTATGCCACAGCTCTgctctatttattattattttgcaaaataaCAACCATTTTAACATTTGATAAAGCATATTTATGAACATGTTTCTTAATAAGAAAAATGCCcattttattaccattttctatctttttcagaATATTCAAGTTTTTACCTATATgtcttataataaaataaataaaatctttgaaaaaaaagacattccGAAATGTTTTTCCTCCCGACTCAAGATGATGACGATCATTTTGATGTAGCTTCTAGAGCAAGCACATTATAAAGAAACTtacctattattttatttcttctcttcattGGCAAGAGCCCAGTCATCATCTGTTTTAAAGAGTATCCCTGACATCTCTCCTTTGACATGTGATTCACAATAATGCAAAGTGATTTTCGGCTGATACAGTTAGCAAGTATTTGAGGTCATGTAAATGCCAAGTTATAGTAAAAGCAAGATTGACCTTTACTTTGGTCTGGCAAATTCCTGACTCAACAGATGGGCTTGGCTTTGCTCCCCAAAGGCTCATGGTCCTAAGCTTGAGTAAAGCATTAGAGGAAATTATAAAGGATTAGGGAGGAGCAAAAGGAAACTGGTGATTTTCAGCCTGAGCTCTAGCCAGGCAAGGCTTTTAACCAAATTCTCCTCCCTGACATTTTTACAACTGGACATTAACACGTGGCTGCTTTCCAGTGGTGCTGTGTAGCCCTTCTGCTTCAAGGGTAGGACTTCCTGCTGTTCCCCATTCACAcctgtgcccccccccccaccagcacGCGCTCTCAACTCCCTATCTTTCTGAGTTTGTAATCAGACATACACTAGTAGTGACAATCAAGGGATCTTGCATATTGCCCAAAGTGACGCAGTTTTACAAGGTGTCTCTGCTCTATTTTGTTggccctttctcctcctttttccaAGTTGGGAGCAAAGGTTCCCAGCTCTGCACTTTGCATCTTTGAATTGGTCGAGGAACCAGTACAGGGAGGTGATAAGAGTAAAGCTTCAGGTTATACGGGCCTGGGATGAATCCTGGCTGGGCCATTTGACATGTGTGTCTTTGGAGTAGTTAAAGTTTAAAGCTTCTTGACTATTAGTTTCTCATCTGCAAATGGGGTTgctaataatacctaccttggaAGGTTGTGAGATGGATGTCTTTCAGTCTGCCATACCGTAAAGAGCTCGAGAGACGGCAGTTTTCATTGTCACATATCTTCCATTCTGCATCAGTTAGTTAGTTTTATATGTCTGGAAACTCAAAATCAGGGGCCACtatgtcttttccttttcatttctttactctCTGCAATacagtgctttgcatatattgaagctTCTTATAGTGTTTCTTCTTGAATGGTTCCTCTCAGTGGCCCCACGAGGTTGACAGGACATTTTATAGCAAACAAGTCCAGGGGGATACTAGTTCAGATGTGAAATGTCTGGGCTAGGACTGGGGTCCAGATGGAACTCATTTGCATCTTCTAGTATCCAAAACCATTTCCTATACACACAGCTCTTTTCATCCTCATGGACCatccccacacacaccacacacacacacccctctacaCAGCACACACATATAACATACACATACAGCAAACACAGTACACATATATCCCACAGCTTTTCAATCTGGTTTCATCACTGTGGATGTGTGACCAGGAGGAACTTGCTTatcctctcagcctcagttttcccatctgtgatgTGGGGATGACAATATCACCTACTTCACAGTGTTGTGGTGAGAATAACGTGAGACCGACAAAAGTTCTCGCCCCAAGAGAACTCCCACGACTTCTCCAGCGCAGCATCCTCGCCTTCACACCTCCTTTAGATTTTACTGGGCACCCAGGCACCATCAGGTGCCGGGAATATAGTGATGACTAAGACATTGTCCTGGTCCTCAGAGTAAAGTTGACTGTCCCATAAAGCCAAAGAAGGTGGCATTAGAGATAGGAAGAAAATGAACTGTGGGAGGATTATACCTCGAAGGCGCTAGATTTGCTGCCATTagataaaattcaaatgaaagaaaaatattattaaaatgattggATTCAGTGTGGAAAAGTAAattgggctattttttttttttttttttttttttttttgcgctatgcaggcctctcactgctgtggcctctcccgttgcggagcacaggctccggacgcgcaggctcagcggccatggctcacgggccc includes these proteins:
- the GEM gene encoding GTP-binding protein GEM isoform X2 — encoded protein: MTLNNVTMRQGTVGMQPQQQRWSIPADGRHLMVQKEPHQYSQRNRHSAAPEDHCRRSWSSDSTDSVISSESGNTYYRVVLIGEQGVGKSTLASIFAGVHDSMDSDCEMLGEDTYERTLIVDGESATIILLDMWENKGENEWLQDHCMQVGDAYLIVYSITDRASFEKASELRIQLRRARQTEDIPIILVGNKSDLVRCREVSVSEGRACAVVFDCKFIETSAAVQHNVKELFEGIVRQVRLRRDSKEKNERRLAYQKRRESIPRKARRFWGKIVAKNNKNMAFKLKSKSCHDLSVL
- the GEM gene encoding GTP-binding protein GEM isoform X1, which translates into the protein MTLNNVTMRQGTVGMQPQQQRWSIPADGRHLMVQKEPHQYSQRNRHSAAPEDHCRRSWSSDSTDSVISSESGNTYYRVVLIGEQGVGKSTLASIFAGVHDSMDSDCEMLGGRWTSPSGLLWSAVVQEKERVEDTYERTLIVDGESATIILLDMWENKGENEWLQDHCMQVGDAYLIVYSITDRASFEKASELRIQLRRARQTEDIPIILVGNKSDLVRCREVSVSEGRACAVVFDCKFIETSAAVQHNVKELFEGIVRQVRLRRDSKEKNERRLAYQKRRESIPRKARRFWGKIVAKNNKNMAFKLKSKSCHDLSVL